The Etheostoma cragini isolate CJK2018 chromosome 5, CSU_Ecrag_1.0, whole genome shotgun sequence genome contains a region encoding:
- the chfr gene encoding E3 ubiquitin-protein ligase CHFR, producing the protein MDSYQRGRPWGKLVKVDSSETVLLFNRECTVGRKKGCYLSFPANKLVSGEHCKIVQDESSGLVWLEDMSTNGTVINMSKVVRKQTHMLQNGDVIYFVYRKSEPEQNIAYVYHSIKTEQAVSQQSYDTERAAHSPAPVPPSEMSLSVEPVMLTKAPRDPTREEPQPSTSHFCIGSPSTSGPMATAACPALGPAKDAAPAQGRDVDNMEPESKRRKTGHDKDYDLDLPHTSSTEVVGSAKGSLLSKPPAEGTKTDKMEESLTCVICQDLLHDCVSLQPCMHVFCAACYSGWMERSSLCPTCRCPVERIRKNHILNNLVEAYLIQHPEKCRSDEDLKSMDSRNKITQDMLQPKVERSFSDEEGSSDYLFELSDNDSDSSDISQPLVICRQCPDYRREVSQVMFATGANYWLPRLPPPPPIPPPPKPATEEGSAKPTGEQPSTSFDIFSAPQEYRCLPQGFHLMCHCCLQPMPDRRAEPNSEQGIAQQCVMCQQPFCHMYWGCQRIGCQGCLARFSELNLTDKCLDGVLNNNNYESEILQNYLSSRGKSWRDLLQECLHNLQQGDYYLSDCRITPNAILCFCCGLRAFKELAYKYRQNIPASDLPAAVTSRPDCYWGRNCRTQVKAHHAMKFNHICEQTRFKS; encoded by the exons ATGGACAGTTATCAGAGAGGACGGCCATGGGGAAAGCTGGTCAAAGTGGACTCCAGTGAAACTGTCCTGCTTTTCAACAGAGAGTGCACAGTTGGCAGAAAGAAAG GATGTTATCTCTCCTTCCCAGCCAACAAACTGGTCTCAGGGGAGCACTGCAAGATTGTGCAAGATGAAAGCTCAGGGCTGGTGTGGCTGGAAGACATGAG CACTAATGGCACGGTGATCAACATGTCCAAAGTGGTCAGGAAGCAGACTCACATGCTGCAGAACGGCGACGTCATCTACTTTGTTTACAGGAAAAGTGAGCCAGAACAAA ACATTGCCTATGTTTACCACTCAATCAAAACGGAGCAAGCTGTTTCCCAACAAAGTTACG ACACGGAGAGGGCAGCCCACAGTCCTGCTCCGGTTCCCCCTTCAGAGATGTCACTTTCTGTGGAGCCTGTAATGCTCACAAAGGCTCCACGGGATCCAACTAGGGAAGAACCACAGCCCTCCACCTCCCACTTCTGTATCGGGAGCCCTTCCACTTCTGGTCCCATGGCAACCGCAGCCTGCCCTGCCTTGG GCCCAGCTAAAGATGCTGCCCCCGCACAGGGAAGAGACGTGGACAACATGGAGCCAGAAAGCAAGAGGAGGAAAACTGGTCACG ATAAAGATTATGATTTGGACTTGCCACACACCTCCAGCACAGAAGTCGTCGGGTCAGCTAAAGGAAGTCTTTTGTCTAAACCGCCAGCGGAAGGGACTAAGACGGACAAGATGGAGGAGAGCTTGACGTGTGTTATTTGCCAGGACCTACTGCATGACTGTGTCAG CTTGCAGCCTTGCATGCATGTCTTCTGTGCCGCCTGCTACTCGGGCTGGATGGAGCGTTCGTCTCTCTGCCCCACCTGCCGCTGCCCTGTGGAGAGGATTCGTAAGAACCACATCCTCAACAACCTGGTGGAGGCCTACCTCATCCAGCACCCAG AAAAGTGCCGCAGTGATGAGGATCTGAAGAGCATGGACAGCCGCAACAAGATAACTCAGGACATGTTGCAACCAAAAGTGGAGCGCTCCTTCTCAGACGAGGAAGGCAGCTCCGATTACCTCTTTGAGCTCTCTGACAATGACAGTGACTCCTCAGACATTAG TCAGCCTCTAGTGATTTGCAGACAGTGTCCTGACTACAGGAGGGAGGTCAGTCAGGTGATGTTTGCTACAGGTGCCAACTACTGGCTCCCCCGTCTGCCACCTCCACCGCCTATACCTCCTCCACCCAAACCAGCAACTGAGGAGGGGTCTGCAAAGCCCACAGGGGAGCAGCCCTCAACATCCTTTGACATCTTCTCAG CTCCTCAGGAGTACCGCTGCCTCCCTCAGGGCTTCCATCTCATGTGCCACTGCTGCCTCCAGCCAATGCCAGACAGACGGGCCGAGCCAAACAGCGAGCAGGGGATTGCTCAACAAT GTGTGATGTGCCAGCAACCCTTCTGTCATATGTACTGGGGTTGCCAGAGGATTGGCTGTCAAGGCTGTCTGGCTCGATTCAGTG AGCTCAATCTGACAGACAAATGCCTGGATGGTGTGCTGAACAACAATAACTATGAATCCGAGATCCTCCAG AACTACCTGTCCTCCAGAGGGAAGTCGTGGAGAGACCTGCTCCAGGAGTGTCTGCACAACTTACAGCAGGGAGACTACTATCTGTCAG ATTGTCGCATCACTCCAAATGCCATCCTGTGTTTCTGCTGCGGGCTGCGAGCGTTTAAGGAACTGGCCTACAAGTACAGACAGAACATCCCTGCTTCGGATCTGCCAG CGGCTGTAACATCTCGTCCCGACTGCTACTGGGGACGCAACTGCCGGACGCAGGTGAAGGCGCATCATGCGAT gAAATTCAACCACATATGTGAGCAGACCCGTTTCAAAAGCTGA